GCATCGCCTCCAGCACGGAAGGGGCGGGGCCGAAGCCGCTTTCGTTCGCCCCGATGCGCGCCTTCACGGCAAGGCCGCGATTGCGCTCGATGGCCTCCGGCCCGACGAAGGGAACGGTGGCGGGCAGGGACTGGGCGAGGGCGGTGAAACGGGAGAATGCGGACATGAATGAAGGCGCCTGGTATCGATGAACGGGGGAACCGGCTGCCGGACGGAGAAATGCCCGCCGGAATCGGTCTTCCACGGGCACCCTATCCAATAATGGCGGAAGGCGAAACGCTCAGGTGGCCGCCGAGCCGAGGCCGGCTCTTTCGACGCCCGCCATGTAGCGGCGCTCCTCCTGCTTAGGGCGGGTGTTGTTGACGCCGCCGGTAAAGTAGTCGGAGCGCACGATGGTGTGGAGCAGCTCCTCGTCGATTTCCTTGATGAACTGCACGCCGATGCGGCTGTCGTTGCGATAGACCTCGGCGCAGCCGATGCGCGAGGCGACGCCGACGACGGAGAGATAATAATGCAGCGGAAGGCCGATCGTGGTGGACACGACGAAGCTCGCGCCGCCCTGCGAAATGTCGATGAGCTTGCAGCTGCGCAGCTTCGGCGCCGCGAGGTCGAAGCCGACCGTCATCAGCATGCCCTGCCGGTTCACGGCAAAGCGCTCCCACTTGCGCTCGTAAAGTCCCGCGGTGGAGCGCGGATCGGCACCCAAACTCAT
The Shinella zoogloeoides DNA segment above includes these coding regions:
- a CDS encoding PilZ domain-containing protein: MSLGADPRSTAGLYERKWERFAVNRQGMLMTVGFDLAAPKLRSCKLIDISQGGASFVVSTTIGLPLHYYLSVVGVASRIGCAEVYRNDSRIGVQFIKEIDEELLHTIVRSDYFTGGVNNTRPKQEERRYMAGVERAGLGSAAT